The Oceanispirochaeta sp. genome contains a region encoding:
- a CDS encoding metal ABC transporter ATP-binding protein: MPIWNYAEGQEELSNMGIPALELSDLVVSRQGRKILNGISFSLENGSAAVLSGSNGCGKTTLLRCVAGLLPYDKGSIRITGLENNSPSWQKIRHNLAFVSQEQPNRSFPVTVEEMTATGMAGIKLTRAKRKEIILQSLEASGCLGLRGRSFFSLSGGERQRVALARCLAQGAKIMLLDEPLTYLDKEGRQQFSTLLNDIRVSYGITILLVTHTEDDFSSRDWQRIILKDGLLELQK, translated from the coding sequence ATGCCTATCTGGAATTATGCAGAAGGGCAGGAAGAGCTCAGTAATATGGGTATTCCGGCTTTAGAACTGAGTGACCTTGTTGTCTCCCGTCAGGGCCGTAAGATCTTGAATGGAATCAGTTTCTCTCTGGAAAATGGTTCAGCCGCTGTACTCAGCGGCTCTAATGGCTGCGGTAAAACAACATTGTTGCGCTGCGTAGCCGGCCTTCTACCCTATGACAAGGGAAGCATCAGGATCACGGGGCTGGAGAATAACAGCCCCTCCTGGCAAAAAATACGTCATAATCTGGCCTTTGTTTCTCAGGAACAGCCCAACAGATCATTCCCGGTCACTGTAGAAGAAATGACTGCCACAGGAATGGCCGGAATAAAATTGACCCGAGCAAAAAGAAAAGAGATCATCCTGCAGTCGCTGGAGGCCAGCGGATGCCTTGGTTTAAGAGGGCGCTCTTTTTTTTCACTCTCCGGTGGAGAACGGCAACGTGTGGCTTTGGCCCGCTGTCTGGCTCAGGGAGCAAAAATCATGCTTCTGGATGAACCTCTGACCTACCTGGATAAAGAGGGAAGGCAGCAGTTCAGCACCCTACTCAATGATATAAGAGTCTCTTATGGAATAACCATCCTTCTGGTGACTCACACAGAAGATGATTTTTCTTCCAGGGATTGGCAGAGAATCATCCTTAAAGACGGATTACTGGAGCTTCAGAAATGA
- a CDS encoding DUF1893 domain-containing protein, translating to MNLTVTQNSSVVFTHNGHWLHPLFALEDFLTGSDLDASQLYLNDKLIGRGAAVLIHRMGFRRCHGQTLSIRGLTLLKELGIQCSYDLLVDRLDCQTELVLTDDLSLDDAYLELCRRAGRAQ from the coding sequence TTGAATCTTACAGTTACTCAAAACAGCAGTGTTGTCTTTACACATAATGGTCACTGGCTGCATCCTTTGTTTGCCCTCGAAGATTTTCTTACAGGATCTGATTTAGATGCTTCACAACTTTACTTGAATGATAAATTAATAGGCCGCGGCGCAGCCGTACTGATCCACCGTATGGGATTCAGGCGCTGTCATGGACAAACTCTCAGCATCAGAGGTCTTACTCTTTTAAAAGAATTGGGAATCCAATGCAGCTATGATCTTTTGGTCGATAGACTGGACTGTCAGACCGAACTTGTTCTGACAGATGATCTTTCTCTCGACGATGCCTATCTGGAATTATGCAGAAGGGCAGGAAGAGCTCAGTAA